Sequence from the Sulfuracidifex tepidarius genome:
AAAAATTAAAAGTTTAACATCTCTATGTCTCTTAACTATCTCCCTCATGATATAAGGGATCTCAAAGATTCCTTTCAAATAATACAATCTAGCCCAGAATACCAGATAGTTCTCCTTATTTTTGGTTCTAAACCGCAAAAGATCAGGATTGAACGCGTTTCCTGGTTTAAGAACCTTAATTTTTTCGCTCTTAAGTTTTAATCCCTCTAGGCTACCTTCACTTACTGCTAACACATACTTAACTATTGGATCGTTTAAAATCCTTCCAAATTTAGCTATATTAAGGAAGTTGTATCTTTGCTTAAACCCAAATAATGGGTCTCCTATCTTATACTTCGTACTGCCATACAAAAACCTTATAGATTCACCATAACTCCTTATTTCTGACTGAAGTGTAGTAACTAGAGGTTTATTTGTTATCTTAGCAATACAATAAGCATCAAAAGATACCATTTCATTGCAGTATATATCTCTGCTTAGAGACTTTATAAAAAGCTTAGCCTTGCTTCCTTTAGAGGTCATATCTAAGTGTATATAACTTATAAAATCATATATGATTCTAACATTATTTAAATATAGTGAATATTTATGTAAAATATCTGAATAACTAAGATTTTCATTTTTTAAACCATTTATAAAATCTGGAAAGTTGAATGGTATTTTATCTAAATAATTATAAATTTCACTATAATTATTAATTATTTCACTTGGGGGAGGAAGCAGAAGTATATCAGTTCTCTTGGCTAATCTTGATAATACTTCTTTAGAGTGAACGTCTCCTCCTCCAGAGAACTTAATGAATGTTCTAATGGGTAAAACTACTCCTATCATTCTTTCATCTGCGATACAAATATTAAAAAGCTTTAAATCTCTTTTTTATGCTACATCAAATGGAAAGTTTGACGTCTATGTTATTTAGGAAAAAATAATAGAGAAATTTATAATGATTAGATTTCTATAATGATAGAAATGATTGAATTACTATAAATATTAGAGAATAAGTCTAAATGCGAGTCCACATCGAATTATATCACAGCTTTAGTTGATCTAGCTTAGTTATAATTCTAATCCTTAAAAATTTTGATATATAAAAAATTTATATTTAGAAATAATAACACTTTTTAGAGATTTTTTAATAATAATTTATAAAAATAAAAATAGAAAGTTTATATTATAATAAAGAATATAATAACAACTAAAATCTCATAAAAACTAGCAAGAAAAACTAGAAGAACGAAAGTACAAATATAGAGAAAAAATCATAATAATAAAAGTAAGATATTTTTATTATATTAAATTTAAATGGAATTCTCTATCTGAAATATTAATATTATAAATAGCTTTTAAATATATATTTTAAATTAAATATATAATATTTTAGTATTATATCTCCATCATAATAGAGGAAATCAAAATAATTTTAAAATTATTTTGATAAAGTAAAACTATATAGAGCATATTAGAGAAAAGCTTTAATATAACATATCTTAAGGTCAAACCGAATGAATCCTATTGAGAACTGGTTGAAGAGCCTCAGCGTTACCACAGTTAATGTTATAACTGCGTTGATCTTCTTTGTTGTCTCTGCTAAGATTTCTAACCCTGCATTCTTCGGGAAAATTGCAATTCTTCAGTTGCTTGAGGTTATCGTCACAGCGTTCTTTCTCCTAATTCCCTCACAGATAATTTCTAGGGAGACGGCTTACCTTTACGCTAGACAAGAAGTTGATAGGAAATTAATTGGAAAATTCTTTTCAATTCCTTTTCTTGTTTCTCCTATCCTTCTAATCTTACTCCTTTTTCCTGCTTACATTAAGCTAGCTATACCTTATCTTTTCCTATATTTAACTGTAGGACTATTTAATTTAATTTTGAATGGAATGAATATGTACACCGAAGGGTCAACTACTGGCATAGCTTTCCTAGTAATTAGATGGGGGATTTCAATAGTAGCCGTTATTCTCCACAACATCTATCTCTTCGTGGAAATATGGATAATCGGAGGATTACTAGCTTTTTCATTGAACTATTTCTGGCTCTCAAGGAAGATAGGTTTAGTTTATCCTGTGTTCGATATACCTTTCGTTTTCAAGAGCATGAGGGAAGGAGCACCTTTGTATCTATCGAATGTGGCTAATTTCTTCTCTTCACAAGGAGATAGAGTAACTACCTCTTATCTCTTAGGTTCTTACTATTTAGGCATTTACCAGTTCGCAGCTCTAATCGGAGGAGTTCCTTCTATGATCTTGGGATCTTTGAGTAACGTTCTTCTTCCTGCAGCATCATTTTACAAGGCCGTTGAAAAGGATGAGAGGAGAATGTCATCACTCTCTTTCAGGTTTCTCTCTCTCTCCTAAATTTTTTGACAGTGATTATATTAATTCCCGTGGGAGAAGTAGTGATCAATAACTTCTTTCCTGAATATGAATCCGGACTTCAAGTTTTCATCTTGCTCTTAATCTCAACTACACTTCCATTTTCGGTGATGTCGCTTACAAACTTTATCGTGACATTCAAGAAAGATCTGAGGCCGTTCCTGATTCTCTCGACGCTCAACGGAGGTCTTGTTTTACTAACCTCTTTTCTCCTGATTCCTAGGATGGGAATTATGGGAGGCGCAATATCTCAGGTAATAGTAGCTGCAGTCTCCTCCTCCTTCACGGTATTTTATGCAATAAGAACCTCAGTATTTTTACCCAGAAAAAAGGATATAGGTATCCTTTCCATGTTCCCCTTAATCGGGATCTATGAGGTCACTATAGATCCTCCCTTCCTGGATTTCATATTGATCTTAGTAATTCTCCTTGCTTTCAAGGGATTCAAGATAATTAGCAAAGAAGAAGTTCAGATAGTGGAAGGATTTTTACCAAGACGACTAAGTTTTATATCCTCCATTTTAAGGATATTGAGTTAAATTAAATTGTACCTTTTTATCCCATAAAAGAAGATGATAAATTCTTCAAAAGATCAAATAGATTTCGTATCTCATAGGAGATTTTCTCTTTGTATATTTTGATATCTTGAGGGATTGATTTTTAGGTGTAATCGCTAACCGCGTTACTAGAGCAAGTTGCAGTAATTCATGTTTTTCTCAATTACTATAATCAAAATAGATATAAATTATCTATAGATATAGATAAATATTTAGATTCGTCACAGGAGGTCATGAACTTCGCTAGGTGTAGCTAAAATGCAAGAGTTGAAAATCGATATATTTAAGGATCTCTCCACTGCTAGGGTAAAAATAGTTGGTTCTGAGCGCCTAATATACTGTCTTTATAGGGCCTCTTGTACTAAAAACACTTTGCCCTTATTTTCCTTAACTTCCTTTGAACCTTATGTTTCGACTTAATAACTCGACTTATTAAAATGAGTTATTTGTACTAATTCCTCAGGTTAACTTGAAATTAACTCCTCCTTAAATGGCTTGACCATAGTATTAGTTTAGATATACCTACTAGTAGAAATCTTAAAGCTCGTCTTACAGTCTTTTAATAACAACCTGATCTATTTCCTTTATATGACTTAAATCTCCTCGAGACTTTCTCTACAAGAGTGAAAAAATAAAATAGATGGAGTTTGTAAATGATTATATTTTCATATCTCTATCCTTCTGAAGACTGACCAGATACGAGGATAAGTAGAGAGATGGGCCCACGCTTTAGAACACATAGAAGAACGTCAAGTTACTCAAATCCTGGCTATCATTCATTACTATATAATTTCTTATTACCCAGAACACCATTTTGTAGAAGATGAATATCGCGGTAAGGCTTCTCTGGAACAGCGGAGTACCAAGGATGGCGGTAGAGGAAGCTAGACACACGGGTTGGAAGTTGTTCGTGTATAGGGACGCTGGAGGAAACTATGACTTGAGCGGGATAGATTACACTGTATTTAGGAAGAGGGGAGAGAAAGGCCGCGGTGTGCTCCCGTGGCTCTCCTCTCTCATCACCTCGTTCTACGCAGGGCACCGCGGGAGAGAAGCAACAGTGGACATGGACCTGATCATGAAGGCTACTTCCATAAAGGGCTACACTCTCTTTCACGACCAGTTCGCGGGGATCACAGGTTACCTGAGGAAGAGGAAGACCGGGGAGGAGTATGCACTTTACCTCCACGAGACTACCCTCACAGCCACAGGCTTGAAGTACTTCCTCCCCAGGGAAATGGAGAGGAGGATCCTCAGGGAAGCTAAGACTGTGATCACGAACTCAATGTGGAACAGAGAAGTCCTCAGAGAGAAGGGGTTTAACGCTCATGTGGTCTACCCCGGGTGTTACCCTGCTAAGACTATAAGCGACACGAGGGAGAGGCTCGTCATCAGTGTTTCCATGTGGGACTCAGGGAGAAAACCTTGTCTTTACGGCGAGTTATCGAGACGCATGAAGGGAAAGTTCATCATGGCTGGCTCGTGGGCTAGGGAGGACACCCGAAGACAGTTCGAGAGGGAGTACGGCGACACAGTGACTGTCACGGGGAAGCTCAAGGACGAGGAACTCATGTCCCTTTACTCACGCGCCTCAGCTCTAGTCAGGTTCGGCTTCAACGAGAGGGGACCCGGCATGGGAGTCCTGGAGGCTATGGGCTACGGTGTCCCGGTGGTCGTGAACGAGGGGCTTGGGAGCAAGGAGCTCGTGAAACAAGGTGAGAACGGGTTCGTGGTGAAGGACTTGGAGGAAGCGTCGTCGAGGCTAAACGAGATCCTGGACGACCCCCTGCCCTTGGGTAGGAACGCGTGGGAGACCGCTAAGTCACTCTCCTGGGAGAGCCACGCGAAGCGCCTCATGGAAGTGTTAGGAGAGCAGTGAAACGGGGAGGGGAAGAGAAACTGAGGAGGGGAAGAGGAGGAAGAGGAGAAAAAGGAAGAGAGGGGGAAAGGAATGAAGAGGACGCGAGGAAAATAAAGAGAAGAAGAGAGGACGCTTTAAGGAGAGGAGAAGAAGAGGTCTTCCTCCGTTCCATTTGCTTTTTACATTCACGTATCGCTATGTCTTAAGAAAAATGTGCAACCTAGTCGAACAACACACCGTGGTCATGTTACATCTTTTTTATATCTGTATAGAGTTAAGTTGACGAAACCCAGTGTGAGGATGAATAGTCCCGTTTGTAGTAAAGGATAAATGCAAAAAATCGTGGTGCTCTTGAATGACAGTCACAGACGGGGCAAGCGTCATCCGCTCCTCTTCGCTGCAGGGGGAGAAATGAACACGATCATGGTAATGAACCACGAGATAATGCCTAACAGGCACAGGAGCAAGACCATGTACTTGGAGGTCAACTTCATCAACTTCGGGGGCCTCCTCCTCGCCGCGGTGGCCCTCAGCAGCGCTTACGACAGCATCTCCTTCCAGAGGCTTATGGTAGGGGTCACAGCGATCGTAATCCTCGTGGTCCTAGCATATGCAAGGATGAAGATACCTGAGTCCATAAGGTGGTTGGAGGAGAAAGGGGACGTGGAAGCGGCGGAGAGGGAGGTAGCTAAGTACTTCAAACCCGGGGAGGAAGTACCGACGGGGAGTGTGGAGAGGATGCCTTCAATTCCCCTGAGGC
This genomic interval carries:
- a CDS encoding glycosyltransferase, which gives rise to MIGVVLPIRTFIKFSGGGDVHSKEVLSRLAKRTDILLLPPPSEIINNYSEIYNYLDKIPFNFPDFINGLKNENLSYSDILHKYSLYLNNVRIIYDFISYIHLDMTSKGSKAKLFIKSLSRDIYCNEMVSFDAYCIAKITNKPLVTTLQSEIRSYGESIRFLYGSTKYKIGDPLFGFKQRYNFLNIAKFGRILNDPIVKYVLAVSEGSLEGLKLKSEKIKVLKPGNAFNPDLLRFRTKNKENYLVFWARLYYLKGIFEIPYIMREIVKRHRDVKLLIFGEFINNIEKEKFFNLIKNFNLEKHIKWLGFISDEEKYKIVSKARALIYPSHVDSFSLVILESLALGTPVIAYDLPGPKSIYRDLKAVRFVREFDIDRMALNVLDILKMKDEDYFSFLIYNEMLDKFLERYNSWDKVTDEILTYLNK
- a CDS encoding glycosyltransferase family 4 protein, translating into MNIAVRLLWNSGVPRMAVEEARHTGWKLFVYRDAGGNYDLSGIDYTVFRKRGEKGRGVLPWLSSLITSFYAGHRGREATVDMDLIMKATSIKGYTLFHDQFAGITGYLRKRKTGEEYALYLHETTLTATGLKYFLPREMERRILREAKTVITNSMWNREVLREKGFNAHVVYPGCYPAKTISDTRERLVISVSMWDSGRKPCLYGELSRRMKGKFIMAGSWAREDTRRQFEREYGDTVTVTGKLKDEELMSLYSRASALVRFGFNERGPGMGVLEAMGYGVPVVVNEGLGSKELVKQGENGFVVKDLEEASSRLNEILDDPLPLGRNAWETAKSLSWESHAKRLMEVLGEQ